One genomic segment of Deltaproteobacteria bacterium includes these proteins:
- a CDS encoding HNH endonuclease, translating to MGQICYETPGGQTRVTARVPSRVTTLVKARAAGRCEYCHAPQIVIGQTFHIDHILPYSLDGQPVAENLCLACSHCNLAKGDRVKALDPLSRKQVPLYNPRTNIWEDHFRWSPNWTRLLGRTAIGRATVVALDMNAKILQMARPFWRVAGLLP from the coding sequence ATCGGTCAGATCTGCTACGAAACACCAGGAGGCCAGACAAGGGTGACCGCCCGCGTTCCCTCCCGAGTAACCACTCTCGTCAAAGCGCGAGCCGCAGGACGGTGTGAATACTGCCATGCACCGCAAATCGTCATCGGCCAAACATTCCATATCGATCACATTCTGCCCTACTCTCTTGATGGTCAACCCGTTGCTGAGAATTTGTGTCTCGCTTGTTCTCATTGCAATCTCGCGAAGGGAGATCGAGTCAAGGCTCTCGATCCGCTTTCACGAAAACAAGTACCGCTTTACAATCCCCGAACAAACATTTGGGAAGATCATTTTCGCTGGAGCCCAAATTGGACAAGACTGCTAGGACGCACGGCGATTGGTCGAGCAACCGTGGTGGCCCTTGATATGAACGCAAAGATTTTACAAATGGCACGGCCTTTTTGGCGTGTGGCAGGATTGCTCCCATGA